GCGGTCACATTCCGACGGCGTGCACGCCACCGTCGACGAACACCATCGAGCCGGTGGTGGCGGGCAGCCAGTCGGAAAGCAGGGCACACACGGACTTCGCCACCGGGGTGGAGTCCGTGGTGTCCCAGCCCAGCGGCGCCCGGTCACCCCAGCTGTTCTCCAGCTGTTCGAACCCGGGGATGGACTTCGCGGCCATGGTCTTCACCGGCCCGGCGGAGATCACGTTCACCCGGACCCCGTGCGCACCCAGTTCCCGCGCGAGGTAGCGGTTCACCGACTCCAGCGCGGCCTTGGACACACCCATCCAGTTGTACGCGGGCCAGGCCACCCTGGCGTCGAAGTCCAGGCCGACGATCGAGGCCCCGCGCCCCAGCAGCGGCAGCACCGCCGTGGTGAGCGCCTTGAAGGAGTACGCCGAGACCTGCACCGCGGTGCTCACGTCCTCCCACGGCGCGTCCAGGAACGGCGCGCCGAGGCAGGACTGCGGCGCGAACGCGATCGCGTGCAGCACCCCGTCCAGGCCGTCCACATGCTCGCGCACCCGTTCGGCGAGGGTGTCCAGGTGCTCCTGGTTCTGCACGTCCAGCTCCACCACCGGAGCGGGCTGCGGCAGCCGCTTGGCGATGCGCTCCACCAGCGACATCCGCCCGAAACCGGTGAGCACCACCGTCGCGCCCTGCTCCTGCGCGACCTTGGCGGCGTTGAACGCCATCGACGTCTCCGTGATCACGCCCGTGATCAGCAGTTTCTTGCCTTCGAGCAGACCGGACACCTGTCCTCCGTTTCGGAAGTTCGGGAAGAGTGCTGGTTGGGGTGGAACCTGGTTCAGTGACCCATGCCGAGCCCGCCATCGACCGGCAGCACGGCACCGTTGACGTAGCCTGCCTCGTCCGAGGCCAGGTAGCGCACCGCGGCGGCGATCTCCTCCGGCTCCGCGTACCGGTCGGCCGGAATCCTGGCCAGCGCGTCCCGCTTCTGGTCCTCGGTCAGCACGTCGGTCATGTCCGTCCGCACGAAGCCAGGGGTGACCACGTTCGCGGTGATGTTGCGCGAGCCAAGCTCCCTGGCCAATGAGCGGGCCAGCCCGATCAGGCCGGCCTTGCTCGCCGCGTAGTTCACCTGCCCCGCCGAGCCGGTCAGCGCCACCACCGAGGAGATGAACACGAACCGGCCCCACTTGGCCCGCAGCATGCCGCGCGAGGCCCGCTTGGCCACCCGGTAGGCCCCGGCCAGGTTGGCGTCCACCACGGAGGTGAACTGGTCCTCGCTCATCCGCATCAGCAGCGTGTCGTCGGTGATCCCGGCATTGGACACCAGCACCTCGACCGGCCCCTGCTCCGCCTCGACCTGCTTGAAGGCCGCATCGATCTGCTCGCTGTCGGTGACGTCGGCCTGCACGCCGAGCAGGCCCTCCGGCGCGCCCGACCCGCGATGGGTCACCGCCACCCGGTGCCCCTGACCGGCGAGGTCACGGGCGATCGCCAGACCGATACCCCGGTTCCCGCCGGTGACCAGTACCGACCGTCCCACGTTTCGAGCTCCCCTCGTCTTCAGCACTGCGGACGCGCTGAGGTTATCTGCTCGGTCCGGGGCAGCTCGCCGCGGGCCGAGCGGGTGATCTACGGTCGCCGGGTGAGCAGCGAGCAGGGTGAGCGGGCGCCGGAGCCGGTGGTGCGGATGCCGCTGCGGGTGCGCTACCACGAGTGCGACCCGCAGGGCATCGTGTTCAACGCCAACTACCTGTCCTATCTGGACATGGCGTCCCTCGAGTTCTGCAAGGCGGCCTTCGGTTCCTACGCCGCGCTGACCGCCGCCGGGGTGGACATGGTGGTCGCAGAGTCGAACCTGCGCTACCGCGCGGCCAGCCGGTTCGACGAGGAACTGGTCGTGGCCGTGCGGGTGGAACACATCGGCAACACCTCGTTCACCCTCGGCTTCGAGATCCACCGCGGCGAGGCGCTGGTGCTCACCGCGAGTAACCGCTACGTCTGGGTGAGCACCACCGGCCTCGAACCCACCCGGCCCCCGGCCGCGATCAGGGACAGGCTGGCCGCGCATCTCCCGGCGGACGGCGGGTGAACGGCCGGTGTTCCGCATCGTGTTCTTCCAGCCGGAGATCCCGCCGAACACCGGAAACGCCATCCGGCTGGCCGCCAACACCGGCTGCGAGCTGCACCTGGTCGAGCCGCTCGGGTTCTCCCTCAGCGCCAGTCACCTGCGCCGCGCCGGGCTGGACTATCACGACCTCGCCGAGGTCCGGGTGCATCCGGACCTGACCGCGGCCTGGCGGGCCCTGCTGCCCGCCACCGTGTACGCCTTCACCACCGGGGCTCGGCGCCGCTACACCGAGGTGGCCTACGCGCCGGGGGACGTGCTGCTGTTCGGCCCCGAGTCGGTGGGCCTGCCGGGCGAGGTGCAGCATGCGGCCGAGGTGACCGACCGGCTGTGCCTGCCGATGCTGCCCACCTCGCGCTCGCTCAACCTGGCCAACTCCGCCGCGATCGCGGTGTACGAGGCGTGGCGCCAGCACGACTTCCCCGGGGTCGGCCGCTCGCGGTGATCACGGCAGCCGCTGGCCGAGGAACAGGGAGCTGCCCGCGGCGCCGATCAGCACGATGGTCGCCAGCACCACCC
The sequence above is drawn from the Amycolatopsis aidingensis genome and encodes:
- the fabI gene encoding enoyl-ACP reductase FabI; the protein is MSGLLEGKKLLITGVITETSMAFNAAKVAQEQGATVVLTGFGRMSLVERIAKRLPQPAPVVELDVQNQEHLDTLAERVREHVDGLDGVLHAIAFAPQSCLGAPFLDAPWEDVSTAVQVSAYSFKALTTAVLPLLGRGASIVGLDFDARVAWPAYNWMGVSKAALESVNRYLARELGAHGVRVNVISAGPVKTMAAKSIPGFEQLENSWGDRAPLGWDTTDSTPVAKSVCALLSDWLPATTGSMVFVDGGVHAVGM
- the fabG gene encoding beta-ketoacyl-ACP reductase, with amino-acid sequence MGRSVLVTGGNRGIGLAIARDLAGQGHRVAVTHRGSGAPEGLLGVQADVTDSEQIDAAFKQVEAEQGPVEVLVSNAGITDDTLLMRMSEDQFTSVVDANLAGAYRVAKRASRGMLRAKWGRFVFISSVVALTGSAGQVNYAASKAGLIGLARSLARELGSRNITANVVTPGFVRTDMTDVLTEDQKRDALARIPADRYAEPEEIAAAVRYLASDEAGYVNGAVLPVDGGLGMGH
- a CDS encoding acyl-CoA thioesterase, which encodes MPLRVRYHECDPQGIVFNANYLSYLDMASLEFCKAAFGSYAALTAAGVDMVVAESNLRYRAASRFDEELVVAVRVEHIGNTSFTLGFEIHRGEALVLTASNRYVWVSTTGLEPTRPPAAIRDRLAAHLPADGG
- a CDS encoding tRNA (cytidine(34)-2'-O)-methyltransferase → MFRIVFFQPEIPPNTGNAIRLAANTGCELHLVEPLGFSLSASHLRRAGLDYHDLAEVRVHPDLTAAWRALLPATVYAFTTGARRRYTEVAYAPGDVLLFGPESVGLPGEVQHAAEVTDRLCLPMLPTSRSLNLANSAAIAVYEAWRQHDFPGVGRSR